In the genome of Chrysiogenia bacterium, the window CAAAAAATAGGGCACGTCGGGCTGGCTCGATGCACGTCAGTTCATGGAGGGGGAATCGTGAGCAATCTGCTACAGCTTGAATTTTTGGCTCCATTTTCGGAGTGGGGCTGGCCTTTGGTGCGCCTGGTCATGGGCGTGCAGTTGGCCGCTCATGGCTTTCGCAAGGCGACGGGTGGGATCAAGGATTTTATTCCTTGGCTTGAGTCTCTCAAGGTGCCGGCGCCCAAAGTTGCGGCGGTTTGCGCGATGCTTGCCGAACTGGTTGGCGGGCTCTGCATTGCGGTGGGGCTCTTTACGCGCCCGGCCGGCGTAGCTGCAGCTTTTACAATGGCCGTGGCGATCGTGCTTGCGCACCTCGGAGACGCCAGGAATTTTGGCAAACCAGAGGCGGGCGCCTTCGAGTATCCTATGCTCATCCTCGCGGTTGCGATTGCTGCTTCCCTTGCCGGCGGCGGCCCCGTGTCTCTGGACGCATTGCTTGCAGCGGCACACTGATGGAGTCGGCACAGATGAGCGAACTCACGGATCTACTCAAACAACGAAATGTCAGGGAGCTACTGGCCAAGCCGTTTTCCAGTCTCGGC includes:
- a CDS encoding DoxX family protein — protein: MGVQLAAHGFRKATGGIKDFIPWLESLKVPAPKVAAVCAMLAELVGGLCIAVGLFTRPAGVAAAFTMAVAIVLAHLGDARNFGKPEAGAFEYPMLILAVAIAASLAGGGPVSLDALLAAAH